In Syntrophorhabdaceae bacterium, the genomic window AAAAGGTCAACCGCTCCATGACCCCATTGGGCGGGGTGTTCAAACTCTATGCATGGTATCAGTTGCTGCCAGGAAGGCTCCTGGACTTCCTTGTCGGTAAAATCGCGCATGGTGATTTCGCCGTTCATAATTGACTTCGCAATACAGTACTCCATGCTGAATTTCGCCTCATAGGCTGTATTGGGCCTGTGGGCCGTGGTCATGCCCAATACAAGCGGATTGACCCTGCACATGATCGAAGCGACTTGTTCCGACCGGATGCCATATCTCTGCTTCAGATACAATATGGCGTCGATAGCCGGATGCGTTGCCCTGCAGCAGGGATAGGGCTTGAACCCCAACCCTGTCGATACGATCCACCACTCCTTGCCCAGATCATCGACCGGCATCATATCCGAGGCCTGCCTTCCACTGAACACCTCGCAGAAGCTGATCTTTCCATCAAGGACCGACTGATTGCCCGTTAGCCCACCCTGGGCGAGCGTGGCCGCGATCACGCCGTTACGCGCCGCATTTCCTGCATGCATCGTCTTGGTCATGGTCTCCACGTTCTTTTTTAAGCCGTTTGCCAGCGATGCGGCGATGCCCAGAGCCGAGCGGGTCTGAGAAGCATCAAGCCGCAATGCCTTTGCGCAGGCTGCCGCCGCTCCCAGAGTGCCCAGTATCGGCGTCGGATACCAACCGATTTCGGGTATTGACTGGCCGATAGCTGCCCCGATCCTATAGGTTGTCTCCATGCCGGCCACGTAAGAAAGGAGGAGGTCCCGGCCCGACAGCTTCAGTCTCTCCACGACGGAGAGCGCTGCGGGCAGAATGCACGTTGTGGGGTGAATGTTGTAGCGGGCAGAGTTCGCAAAGGTATCATCGAAATCAAGGGCGTGGCCTATCGTCCCGTTTATGAGGGATGCCAGCTCTGCTGTGGTCATAAATCCCTGGCAGATGCCGCTTGCTTCCATCTTCGCGGCCAGCCCTTTCGCATACTGTGCAATAATTGCAACTACCGGTTCTGAAGCCCCGGCAATGGCAACGCCCAGCCAGTCAAGTACTCCCTGTTTTGCTATAATAACTGCTTCAGACGGGATGTCCTCATACGCGGCATCTACGATGAATCCGGCAATCTTCGCGGTATTGGAATTTGTCTCTATCATTTGATCCTCGTATTAATCCTGTTTTTCAAATACCATCAGCCTGTTCAATTCCCGGATGTCGCTCACCTTGTCCAGAGAAAAGATCGTCTGCGTAATCCTGTCTATGCGTCCCGTCGACATATATGGTGCAGCCATATCGGTAAACTTGACCGCCAGCTCTTCATCGCTTAGCGGGTTTTTGGGGTGTCCCTTTGCAAAATCAACCTGGCATGAATATTTCTGTCCTTGCCTGGTCGCTATCTCTGATGTCCCTGCCGTAAGGAACAGACGGTCAAGACGGGGATCCCCCTCGAAAACAACCTTGTCGATCAGCTCGCGTACCCGTGGGTCGGAATACTTTTCCGGACTGAACTGGGACGGCCCCAGCTGCCGCTCCAGGATTGCCATTGCCGTGAGATAGTAGGAGCTGTGGTCAGCAGATTCCTTGTTGCCGGGATATTTCTTTGCCGGGTCTCCTGTGTGGCGGGCACAGCGCGTGCTTGCAGTGATCCGGACCGCCGCCACGTCTTCGGGCTTTATATCATTTTCTTTTACCAGTTGAAGGGTTGCCGACAAGTGTCCCTGGGCCGAGTAATCAGAGATTATAGATTTAATACATGCCTCCATAATCGTGTATCGTCGCTCTGGGTTTACAAGTTTAAGCGGCTCGTAATCTCCCGAGAGAAACGTTGCAACAAAGCCATCATGCCCCTCAAAAACATTTTCAGGACCCGTGAACCCCTGGCGGGCCATCATTGCAGCCAGAATACCCCCGTACGCCATTGCCGGGAATCGCAGGTTCTTGGTCATCGTATATTCCTCTCCCGAGGCGTCGAGAATGCCCAGCACCGCATGGGTACTGCCGGATATCCCCACCGCATTTACCACTTGCTCTTCGTTTAGCCCCAGGATCCTGCCGGCCACAAAAGGCATGATATAAGCGCCCCTTGTATCCCCATTCCAGCCCCGCTGTTCCATCTCCCGTCCGACGATCCCCTCTAAAAACCGGTTTGAAAGATCGTAGCCCAGAACGATTGCCGCAATAACCTCAAGCCCTGAGAGGCCTTGCCTTTCTGCCAGGGCCAGAATGGGCGGGATGACCTCGCTCGGATGGTAGCCAACGCGGAAGCCGTTTTCTGCCTCTATGACAACAGCGTCGTTGTAATCGAGATACCTCGTCATCACGCCATTTGCCAGTGTCGCGTTAAGGCAGGATGTTCTGATACCGCTGCCCACAACGGTTGCCTCTTTGGGGCCATCCAGTTCCATAAGCAGCTTATGAAGCGATCTGTTTGCATCACTCGCATAGCCCCCGATAGCGCATCCCAGGGTATCCAATAACAGACGCTCTGTTTGGTGAATAACATGAGGAGGAATGTCCCGAGCGTCGAAGCCCAGGATCTCCTCGGCGAGTTGCCTTGACAAACTCATCTTTTCATTCCCTCCATCCATTTTCTCCAAGAACGTTGAGTCCTTGCACATTTCTTTGATTGTCTTTGCCCATTTGCGGCTTCCCCGTTTTAACCAACAGTCTCTTCCTCGTTGTTACAAATATGAATATATCGTATAATATATCGAAAGACAATACTAAACGAGCAAAATCTTGTCAAGAAATATTTAAATATGGTTGACCATACTCCTTCTTTAATACAACCCCGGCCTTTGGGTGACAGGTGCGTCATGTCTGGAGCAGTTTAAACACTTTCCTTAGTTCCTTGGGGTTCTTTTCCTGAAGAGCCGCCACCATCCTTTTATGGTCTTTCAAGGCGAGTTTTGGTGATTGTTTATTTGCTCTTAACGTTATCGCACGTAACCATATGGTACCTGTGTTCAGTATGGGCTTTATGCCTCATCATGTGCCTACTCATCTTCACCCCCCTTCGGTATGCTAAATTAATATATCTGATAATATATTATAAATTACAAAAAAACTTGACAGTCTGGAGGGGTGTGTGTATTAATAAACAAGGATTTTTGAAAAACCAAACCATTACGAAAGGAGGTTTATTACCATGAAACAACTAATGAGGGGTTTCGCAGTGGGTCTGTTTGTCATCATCTGGTTAGTGTACGGCATTCCGGCCAACGGAGCTGATAAAACTTACAAAATACGACTGTCCTTATACTGGCCTCCTTCACACCACCTGGTAAAGACCGCCAACTATTTCTCTGATCGCGTGAAGGAACACACTCAAGGCAGAGTCATGGTTGAAGTCTATCCGTCAGGTCAGCTGTATTCCCAGTCAGAGTCGTTAAAGGCGGTCTCCATGGGCAGCATCGAGATGTCTGACGAATTTATGGGGAAAGCCGAGACCATCGATCCTCTGTTTGGTGTAGTACAGACGAATATGTTTGTTTTGACTGACTACCAGATGCTCTGGAGGTACTTTGATCACCCCAAGTTCCGTCAGATCATCGGAGACCTGTATACCAATAAGATGAAGGTCAAGCCTCTTTTTTTCGTTGCCAGCGGGAGCTACATGATGCTGACAAACTCCAAACACCCCATCAGCAAGCCGGGCGATCTTAGTAAAATGCTGATCCGTGTGCCCTCCAAGTCCATTTTGGAGATGATTAATCTTTGGGGCGGCAAGGGTGTGATTATGAGCTCGGGAGAACAAATTATGGCCATGCAGGTGGGTACTGTGGATGGATCATGGACGAGCCTTGGGGATGGTGTCTCCCGCCAGATCTGGGACGTACAGAAGTATGCAATGGTCTTTCAATCATGCGTCACCCACCCATTCGTTATCAACATGAGGTTCTTCAACAGCCTGCCTCCGGACCTTCAAAAGGGAATAGAGAAGGCTGCGCAGGAGACTCAGGATCACGGGAGAAAAGAGCTGGAGAAGATAGAGGCAGAACAGTTGAAGGTCCTGAAATCCAAAATAACCGTGCACGCCCTGACTCCTAAAGAAACGGAGGCGTGGGCACAGACGATCCAGCCCTTAATCGACAAGTGGGTCAAGACAACAGGGGAAAAAGGAAAGACGTTGCGGGACGTAATGGTGCAGGTGCGAAAGGATGTCCTGGCCGGGAAATAATCCCAAAGATTAGCGTTTAGTTCCGGGACACTATGCTCCGGAACTAAACGCACTATAGCAGCTTTTACTGAGAGGTGCATACATGAGGTCTGATGGTGCCTTGTTTATCCTGGTAGACCGGCTGAGTGCCGTAGCAGCTGCATTCGCCTCTTTGGGCTACGCCATGATGGCCGCGGGAGTCTTTGTGTCCGTTGTCTTCCGGTATGTTTTTGTTAGTCCTATGGGGTGGACCGATGAAGTAACGCGGTTCCTGCTGGTCTGGTGCGTCATGCTTGGCATGGCATACACGCTGCAGCAGGGGCGGCACATAAGGGTAACGACCCTGGTCAGAAACTTCTCTCCGAAGGTCCAGAGGGCATTAGAATTTATCGGCGACCTGATCGCATTGGCCGTATTATGTATTTTCGTTTTTAAGAGCTATCAATTTTCGGCTTTTACGAAAGATATTGGAGAGGTTTCGCAGGGGTCTCTGGCCCTCCCGCTCTGGTGCGCCAATTTAGCCCTCCCGATTGGAGGGGGACTATTTGTCCTGCAGTATCTTGTGAAGATAGTGAGGACCCTCATGGGTATCAGGGGAAACGAGGATCAGGGACATCATTAGCGCCAAGAAACTGCAGATTTTATTGTCGAGGAGACAGACAGCATGACGGAAGGTATCTGGGTTTTCCCTTTGCTCCTTGTTCTTTTATTGTTCGGTCTTCCTATTGGTATTGCGTTGTTTACATCCGCCCTGGTAGTTTTGTTGGTCAATAACTTTGATGTCATGAACATGGTCCTTACCATGTACCAGACGTTGGATAGCTTTCTCCTGTCGTCTCTTCCGCTCTTTATGCTCATGGCAAATATTCTCTTCCGTGCGAATATTGGAGAAGACCTTTTCGAGCTCCTGAATGTTTTTCTTCGCAGGATACGAGGCGGCCTGTCGCTTTCGGCTCTCGCGGCCTGCGGCTTATTTGCTGCGATATCCGGATCCAGCGCGGCGACGGTTCTGACTATCGGCATTGTTGCGATCCCTGCCATGTTGTCCCGGGGATATGATAGAAAATTGGTGTTTGGAGCCCTGGGGTCGGGCGGATTGCTGGGCGTGTTGATCCCTCCGAGCGGGTGGATGATCATTTATGGCGACATCGCAGAGGTCTCAGTGGGAAAATTGTTCCTGGCAGGGGTGATCCCGGGCCTGATTCTCCTGGGGATTTTTTTGATCGTAGCCTATATTCAGTCCAGGAGGACCCACATGCAACCCATGGAGCCTGCCACCTGGCCCGAAAAAAAGGCGGCGCTGCGGCGAGCCTTTCCGGCGATCTGGTTGCCGCCCATCATACTTGGCGGCATTTATTCCGGTATCTTCACGCCAACGGAATCTGCCGCTGTTGGTTGCGTATATGCTGCCGCCATCTCAGTGAAGCGGCTGAAGATAAAAGATCTCTGGCCTATATTCAAAGACACCGTCGTTGCAACGTCCATGCTTTTTCTCGTGATCAAGACCGCAGTGGTCTTTGGCTCGTCGCTGACCATGATGCAGATCCCTCAAAAGCTGGCTGCAATTGTTGTAGAAGCGGGCCTGACGCCTATCCCGTTCATCATCGTGATGTCCCTGGTCTATTTTGTGCTCGGATTGTTTGTTGACGGGATCTGCATGCTGCTTTTGACCCTCCCTATTATCCTGCCTATTCTCGGCGCTTTGAACATCGACCTGATATGGTTCTGCATCATAGTGGTAATCAACATGGAGATCGGGTGCATCAGCCCGCCCTTCGGCGTCAACCTCTTTGTCCTGATGGGTATTGTGAAAGACGCTGAGCTGCCGGAGATCCTGCACGGGCTATTGCCGTTCTTCCTCGGCCTGGTAGCTTTTCTGATCATTGTTGTCAGTTTCCCGGCCCTGTCAACCTGGCTGCCTGCCCTGCTAAAGTAGTACTCAGCGTAATAACCCGGCCTGACGGTCTACCCATCAAACCAGCCTGACCTGAGGCGGGTTGATCGCCCCGTACTTTCGCTTGTTTGCGGTCATCTCAAAGGCCTGCTTTACGCTCTCAATTCCCTCAAGCGTGTACGTTATAAGCGGAGCAAGGCTGATCCTCTTGCTTGCTACAAGACCAACTACCCACGCTACCTCTTTATCCGAGCAGATCCTGACGCTTTTGTACTGGACGCCCCTGCTTAACGGTGCGGTATCGAGGCCACCGCCGCCACTCACTTGAAGGCCGACCACGATGATCGTACCGCAATCTCGTACAACCCTGGTAGCGGTAGCCAGCGTCGCGTTCCCGGCAAGGCCGAACCTGGGATTTCCCCCTGCACAGTCAAACACCACGTCCGCCCCAACTCCGTTGGTGGCATCTAAAATAGATTCGGCCGAATCGCAGTCGCTCGCGTCAACGGTGATATCTGCCCCAAGTCGGCGGGAGAGATCCAATATGTCGCCGCGTATATCCACCGCGATCACCTTGCCCGCCCCTAAGAAGCGGATCAATTGCAGGCAGTTCAACCCCATCACGCCCTGGCCAAGGATGGCCACGGTGTCGCCTATCGAGATGCCGGCTGCCGCCACATGGACGAAAGTAGCGAAAAGAGGCTCCAGGGCAGCAGCCTCGCTGTCCGTGACTGTTTCGGGGACTTTTACCAGAAAACCTGCGGGAACGATTGCATACTCTGCTAAGCAACCAGACGTGTCAGTACCCAGGTGTGGGCCCTTCAGACACAGTGCCCCGTACCCGGCCTTGCAGAGAGCACAGTCACCACACGGTATCATGCGTCCCCAGAAGACCCTGTCCCCCACCATAAGGTCGTTGACACCCGCACCAACCTCAACAACCTCCCCGCAAAACTCGTGGCCGAACATCTGAAGCGGACCATGCTCACGGCACCTGTCCTCCCACTTCCGGGCCGCGAGGTCGCCCTCAAGAAGAAGCGAGGCCTCGGTAACGCTGAGCTGCAGCATCCTGATCCTGAGAAGCACGGTTCCTGGCTTTGGTACGGGAATGGGAACCTCGTCAAGCCGGATATCTCCCCGTCCATACACTCTCCAAGCCTTCATCCTCTACCCTCCTCTGATAAATATAATAAACGCTGCCAAACTTCATGCCGACCATATCAGCTTACAGCCTTCTCTGCCGGACAGGCCCAAAACGGCATACTTCTTTCATGCGCGTTCTGTTGATATCTCATACAACTGTATAAGAACGTCTTCCATTGTGTCCGGATAGAAAAAGGCTGTGCGGCCGTATGCGCCGGTCCTCGGGCATCCCTCAACCAGCCTTGCCCCGTTCTTTTCGAAATCCTGAATAGTGGCATCCAGGTTGTCGACCTCGAAGCAGATATGATTAATGGCACCTTTACGGCTGCGGATCAGACTGGTTACCGGATCTTGGCCTGAATCCGGGTGAGTGTGGCTGATGATCTCAAACATGGCGTCTCCTATGCGCAAAAAGCCGATCTTAATGCCGGTCTCCTTGTTCTCGATCAACTCTTCGCAAGAAAGTCCAAATCCCTTAAACCTCTCGATTGCACGTTCAAAATCCTCCTCTATGATCCCCACGTGGTGCAGCTTCTTCAGCATGATCTCTCAGCCCTCCTTCTCGTTTTTGCTGACCGTACCCCAAAAACCGTACAGGTCAGATATTGACATACATTTTGAATATAGCGAAGTCACGCTGGCCCAACCTTTCGGCCCTGGTCATCTTTCCTGATGCCACCGCGACGATCTCCTGAAAGATCCTTTCTCCTGCAGACCTTACCGTCTCCTTGCCCCGAAGGACCCGGCTTACATCCATGTCCATATTGTCCCTCATTATAAGGTACGTATCCCGGTTTGCAGTAACCTTGACGACAGGTCCAATAGGCGAACCGCAGGGAGTGCCTCTCCCCGTGGTAAAGATGACTACCTGGGAACCTGCCGCCATCATCCCTGTGAGCTGTTCAATGTCGTGGGCCGGCGTGTCCATGTAGACCAACCCCTTTCGTGAGGGGCGGGACGCATAGGAGAGAAATTCCTCAATATAACCTGTGCCGCCCTTGTAAATGCAACCCAGGGATTTCTCTTCCAATGTGGTGATGCCACCCGCAATGTTACCCGGGGCAGGGTTGCTTTTCCGGATGTTCTGCCCCGATGCAAGGACCCTGTTTTCCCACCAGGCTACGGCATCGAGAATCTTTCTCCCTATTTCCGCTGTCCTTGCCCTTTGTGCCACCAGGCGTTCAGCGCCTATGAGTTCAGGGGTTTCAGACAGGATTACGGTAGCCCCTTCCGCTACAAGCATATCCGATGCTATACCTACTGCAGGATTCGAAGCAAGGCCGGACGTGAAATCCGAGCCGCCGCACTCAGTCCCTACTACAAGCTCTTTGAGCGGTATCGGTTCCCGGGCAACCCGGGCGCTCTCGGAGAGCATTTCCTTCACTATCTGTCGTCCTTTGAAGACTGTTTTTCTCGTACCCCCCTCTTCCTGGATGACGAGCGCTTCAACCCTTTTGCCGGTGCGGGCGATCTCCTTTTGGAGCTCCGGGGCGGCATTCTCCTCGCATCCGTTCCCCACTACAAGGACGGAGAAGACGTTCGGGTTTGCGCCAAAGCCGGTGAGGGTTCTCTTCACAATGCCGCGGTCTTCCGCCATTTGGCCGCATCCCAGGATATTAGGAATATAGACAACCCCTTTCAGACCCCTCGCAATGGCCTGGGCTGCGCCCTGGGAGCACCCCACGCTGGGGATCACGAGAACAAGGTTCCTTGTCCCTGCCGTACCGTCTTTTCTTCGATACCCCTGAAATATCATTATGCCTCTCCCGGCGGGCTGATCACGTTATGTATATGTACATGTTCTCCCCGGTCTACCTTGGAAATGGTCAGGCCGATAGGTTCCCCGTACTTGACCACAGTCGCGCCCTGCCTAAGTTCTTCGAGGGAGAATTTATGACCAAGGGGGATGTTCGATGCAAGCTTTATCCTCTCCGTGTGCCCGTGGAATGCTACAAACACCACAGATCCCGCTTTTAGAGGTTCAAGCGCTGTGGCCACGTTATCCTTTCCGTTCAACACGATCGCCTTTGTTCTTCCTGCCATACGTACTGTCTTGACCCTTCCTTTTTCGTGGACCGAAGCGATCCCCTCAGAAAAGCTGGGTTGTACCCCCATCCACAGGTAATGTAACACCTGTAACATAAGACGCCGCATCGGAGCACAGCCATACAACGGCTTCTCCGATCTCTACGGGCGTACCCATTCGCCTCATCGGTGTCGTAGAAATATACCACTCCTCTCGTTCCGGATGTTTCTTGCAGAGATCATCAACAAAAGGGGTACGAACTGCACCAGGGCATACCGTATTCACACGGATACCCTCTTCTGCATATTCCAGGGCAGCCATTTTTGTTAAACCAATGACCCCATGCTTCGCGGAACTATAAGCTGTTGAACCCTTATTTGGTTTCAGGCCTGCCGCGGACGAGATGTTTACGATGGCACCCTTGCCCTGTTTGAGCATCTGAGGTATTTCGTATTTCATACAGAGCCATACGCTTTTCAAATCCATATCGATTACCTGGTTCCATTGGTCCTCCGGAAACTCGATCAACGGGACCCTGGTACCGGCTACGCCAGCATTATTGCAAGCATAATCAAGCCTTCCATAAGCATCAACAGTCCTGTTTATTAGTTCCTCGACATGGGAGGACTGCAGCAAATCGGCTCTGATAAAGATTGCATCCCCGCCACCTTTTTTGATCATGTCAACGGTCTCTCCGCCGTTGTTGCTATTTCTGCCGGTAATCACCACTTTCGCCCCCTCGCGCGCAAATACCAACGCGACACCGCGCCCGATTCCCGAGCTTGACCCTGTAACCAAAGCAACCCTGCCTGCCATCTGCTGTATCATCCCGGATCTCCTTTAAGTTATTCATTACATTGAAAAACAACCTGGCGCAAGAAGAGCACAAAGGGTTTTTGTGCAGAACCTGCTTGTGAGAGACCTCCGAAGTTGGTGCAAAAGAACCTGAAGAAGCTCAGAAGGGCCACCGGGAGAGATCGAGGGGCAGCATTCCAACGGGCTTGCCGACCTGTCCGCGGGTCGCACGGATTATTGGCATTCTTTTCAGCATACGGCATCATCGCCGACAGCACCCCGGGCACTCACGGGAGAGAGCCTCCAGCCCATGACGAGAGCAACAATACCCATGACAACGAAAATCCCCCCCTGACACGATCAGCTTTATTTTGTTTGCCCATTTGCGGCTCCCCCGTTTTAGCCAACAGTCTCTTCCTCGTTGTTACAAATGTGAATATATCGTATAATATATCGAAAGACAATACTAAACGAGCAAAATCTTGTCAAGAAATATTT contains:
- a CDS encoding MmgE/PrpD family protein gives rise to the protein MIETNSNTAKIAGFIVDAAYEDIPSEAVIIAKQGVLDWLGVAIAGASEPVVAIIAQYAKGLAAKMEASGICQGFMTTAELASLINGTIGHALDFDDTFANSARYNIHPTTCILPAALSVVERLKLSGRDLLLSYVAGMETTYRIGAAIGQSIPEIGWYPTPILGTLGAAAACAKALRLDASQTRSALGIAASLANGLKKNVETMTKTMHAGNAARNGVIAATLAQGGLTGNQSVLDGKISFCEVFSGRQASDMMPVDDLGKEWWIVSTGLGFKPYPCCRATHPAIDAILYLKQRYGIRSEQVASIMCRVNPLVLGMTTAHRPNTAYEAKFSMEYCIAKSIMNGEITMRDFTDKEVQEPSWQQLIPCIEFEHPAQWGHGAVDLLTEIIIRLDSGETYAHTVSVPKGEPENPMSQEELIAKFRQLSGSVFEEKKIDELLEIIQGLDKTTDLNKLFEILRRSSA
- a CDS encoding MmgE/PrpD family protein — protein: MDGGNEKMSLSRQLAEEILGFDARDIPPHVIHQTERLLLDTLGCAIGGYASDANRSLHKLLMELDGPKEATVVGSGIRTSCLNATLANGVMTRYLDYNDAVVIEAENGFRVGYHPSEVIPPILALAERQGLSGLEVIAAIVLGYDLSNRFLEGIVGREMEQRGWNGDTRGAYIMPFVAGRILGLNEEQVVNAVGISGSTHAVLGILDASGEEYTMTKNLRFPAMAYGGILAAMMARQGFTGPENVFEGHDGFVATFLSGDYEPLKLVNPERRYTIMEACIKSIISDYSAQGHLSATLQLVKENDIKPEDVAAVRITASTRCARHTGDPAKKYPGNKESADHSSYYLTAMAILERQLGPSQFSPEKYSDPRVRELIDKVVFEGDPRLDRLFLTAGTSEIATRQGQKYSCQVDFAKGHPKNPLSDEELAVKFTDMAAPYMSTGRIDRITQTIFSLDKVSDIRELNRLMVFEKQD
- a CDS encoding TRAP transporter substrate-binding protein, whose translation is MKQLMRGFAVGLFVIIWLVYGIPANGADKTYKIRLSLYWPPSHHLVKTANYFSDRVKEHTQGRVMVEVYPSGQLYSQSESLKAVSMGSIEMSDEFMGKAETIDPLFGVVQTNMFVLTDYQMLWRYFDHPKFRQIIGDLYTNKMKVKPLFFVASGSYMMLTNSKHPISKPGDLSKMLIRVPSKSILEMINLWGGKGVIMSSGEQIMAMQVGTVDGSWTSLGDGVSRQIWDVQKYAMVFQSCVTHPFVINMRFFNSLPPDLQKGIEKAAQETQDHGRKELEKIEAEQLKVLKSKITVHALTPKETEAWAQTIQPLIDKWVKTTGEKGKTLRDVMVQVRKDVLAGK
- a CDS encoding TRAP transporter small permease, which produces MRSDGALFILVDRLSAVAAAFASLGYAMMAAGVFVSVVFRYVFVSPMGWTDEVTRFLLVWCVMLGMAYTLQQGRHIRVTTLVRNFSPKVQRALEFIGDLIALAVLCIFVFKSYQFSAFTKDIGEVSQGSLALPLWCANLALPIGGGLFVLQYLVKIVRTLMGIRGNEDQGHH
- a CDS encoding TRAP transporter large permease subunit, with product MTEGIWVFPLLLVLLLFGLPIGIALFTSALVVLLVNNFDVMNMVLTMYQTLDSFLLSSLPLFMLMANILFRANIGEDLFELLNVFLRRIRGGLSLSALAACGLFAAISGSSAATVLTIGIVAIPAMLSRGYDRKLVFGALGSGGLLGVLIPPSGWMIIYGDIAEVSVGKLFLAGVIPGLILLGIFLIVAYIQSRRTHMQPMEPATWPEKKAALRRAFPAIWLPPIILGGIYSGIFTPTESAAVGCVYAAAISVKRLKIKDLWPIFKDTVVATSMLFLVIKTAVVFGSSLTMMQIPQKLAAIVVEAGLTPIPFIIVMSLVYFVLGLFVDGICMLLLTLPIILPILGALNIDLIWFCIIVVINMEIGCISPPFGVNLFVLMGIVKDAELPEILHGLLPFFLGLVAFLIIVVSFPALSTWLPALLK
- a CDS encoding alcohol dehydrogenase catalytic domain-containing protein, whose amino-acid sequence is MKAWRVYGRGDIRLDEVPIPVPKPGTVLLRIRMLQLSVTEASLLLEGDLAARKWEDRCREHGPLQMFGHEFCGEVVEVGAGVNDLMVGDRVFWGRMIPCGDCALCKAGYGALCLKGPHLGTDTSGCLAEYAIVPAGFLVKVPETVTDSEAAALEPLFATFVHVAAAGISIGDTVAILGQGVMGLNCLQLIRFLGAGKVIAVDIRGDILDLSRRLGADITVDASDCDSAESILDATNGVGADVVFDCAGGNPRFGLAGNATLATATRVVRDCGTIIVVGLQVSGGGGLDTAPLSRGVQYKSVRICSDKEVAWVVGLVASKRISLAPLITYTLEGIESVKQAFEMTANKRKYGAINPPQVRLV
- a CDS encoding VOC family protein — its product is MLKKLHHVGIIEEDFERAIERFKGFGLSCEELIENKETGIKIGFLRIGDAMFEIISHTHPDSGQDPVTSLIRSRKGAINHICFEVDNLDATIQDFEKNGARLVEGCPRTGAYGRTAFFYPDTMEDVLIQLYEISTERA
- a CDS encoding UxaA family hydrolase; its protein translation is MIFQGYRRKDGTAGTRNLVLVIPSVGCSQGAAQAIARGLKGVVYIPNILGCGQMAEDRGIVKRTLTGFGANPNVFSVLVVGNGCEENAAPELQKEIARTGKRVEALVIQEEGGTRKTVFKGRQIVKEMLSESARVAREPIPLKELVVGTECGGSDFTSGLASNPAVGIASDMLVAEGATVILSETPELIGAERLVAQRARTAEIGRKILDAVAWWENRVLASGQNIRKSNPAPGNIAGGITTLEEKSLGCIYKGGTGYIEEFLSYASRPSRKGLVYMDTPAHDIEQLTGMMAAGSQVVIFTTGRGTPCGSPIGPVVKVTANRDTYLIMRDNMDMDVSRVLRGKETVRSAGERIFQEIVAVASGKMTRAERLGQRDFAIFKMYVNI
- a CDS encoding UxaA family hydrolase; protein product: MGVQPSFSEGIASVHEKGRVKTVRMAGRTKAIVLNGKDNVATALEPLKAGSVVFVAFHGHTERIKLASNIPLGHKFSLEELRQGATVVKYGEPIGLTISKVDRGEHVHIHNVISPPGEA
- a CDS encoding glucose 1-dehydrogenase; amino-acid sequence: MIQQMAGRVALVTGSSSGIGRGVALVFAREGAKVVITGRNSNNGGETVDMIKKGGGDAIFIRADLLQSSHVEELINRTVDAYGRLDYACNNAGVAGTRVPLIEFPEDQWNQVIDMDLKSVWLCMKYEIPQMLKQGKGAIVNISSAAGLKPNKGSTAYSSAKHGVIGLTKMAALEYAEEGIRVNTVCPGAVRTPFVDDLCKKHPEREEWYISTTPMRRMGTPVEIGEAVVWLCSDAASYVTGVTLPVDGGTTQLF